The following is a genomic window from Sinorhizobium fredii NGR234.
GTTGTTCCATTCATTGGTGTTCGGACCCATGAAGGAGTTGAGGCCGACGCTCGCCGGCTGCAATTCGACCGCCTGGATCAACGATTTCGAATAGACGAACTCGCCGAAGGCCTGCATGAAGATCAGGATGGCGCTGACCAGGATGCCGTTACGGGCAAGCGGCAGGACGATGTTGAAGAAGGCGCCGATGCGTGAATTGCCGTCGACGAGCGCCGCCTCTTCGAGTTCCATCGGCACGCTCATGAACGTCGCCCGGACGAGCACGACGAAGAAGGGCATGCTCTTTGCGGCGATGGCCAGGATGACCGCGAGCCGCGGCGTGTCGAGCAGGCCGAATTGCGAGAAGCCGACGAAGATCGGCGTCACCATAAGCGAGGCGGGCAGCACCTGAAGCATGAGGATCAGGAACAGCCCGACATCCACCCAGACATTGCGGTAGCGCGCCAGCACATAGGCGCAGCCGACGCCGAGCACCGCGATCAACGAAACGGCGCCGGAGGCGATGACCAGCGAGTTCCACAGATAGCGTCCCATGTTGCGGCTTTGCCAGACGTATTCGTAGATCCCCCATTGCGGTTCGCTCGGCAGGAACTTCGGCGGGGTCGCGAACATCGCCGAACCGGTTTTGAGCGCGGTTATGTACATCCAGTAGAGCGGAAAGAGGTATATGGCCGCCAGCACGAGCGCGGCGGCGAACATCAGCCGGTTGCGGAACGCGTCACTCATCCTCTGACCTCGTGGCGGGTGGAGCGCACATAGACGACGGAGGCGAGCATCACGAAGACGATCATGATCACCGAGATCGTCGCGCCCTTGGCGAAGTCGTACTGGCGGAACGAGAGATCCCAGGCCCAGTACTGGGTGACGTTGGACGCGTTGTTCGGTCCGCCAGAGGTGATCGCGGCGAAAAGGTCGAACTGCTGCAGCGTAAAGATCAGGCCGAGCGCGACGATCGCGCCGATCGTCGAGCGCATCATCGGCAAGGTGATCGTCCAGAACCGCTGGAAGGCGTTGGCGCCGTCGAGTTCCGCCGCCTCAAAGAGATCCTTCGGTATGCCCGAAAGCCCGACCGAAAGCAGGATCATGTTGAACGAGGTCCCAAGCCAGATATTGGCGATGATCACCGCCCAGAGCGAATAGTTCGGATCGGAGCGCCAGAAGATATTGCCGTCGGTGGCACCGACCTCCCGCAGAAAGAAGTTGAGGACCCCGAAATCGCCGGAGAGAATCCAGTTCCAGATCGCACCGACGACGAGACCCGGCATCACCCAGGAGACGAGAAACAGGCCGCGCAGCCAGGAAGCACCCGGAAAATTCATCCAGAAGAACAGGGCCAGGCCGAAGCCGATGACGAACTGGCCGGCAATCGAAGCGCTGACGAAGAGCGCCGTGTTGAGGAGAATGGGACGAGTTTCGGGCTGCGAGAAGAGATCCACATAGTTCT
Proteins encoded in this region:
- a CDS encoding carbohydrate ABC transporter permease; this translates as MSDAFRNRLMFAAALVLAAIYLFPLYWMYITALKTGSAMFATPPKFLPSEPQWGIYEYVWQSRNMGRYLWNSLVIASGAVSLIAVLGVGCAYVLARYRNVWVDVGLFLILMLQVLPASLMVTPIFVGFSQFGLLDTPRLAVILAIAAKSMPFFVVLVRATFMSVPMELEEAALVDGNSRIGAFFNIVLPLARNGILVSAILIFMQAFGEFVYSKSLIQAVELQPASVGLNSFMGPNTNEWNNIMAYATIYVTPILAAFVLLQRRIVSGLTSGALK
- a CDS encoding carbohydrate ABC transporter permease gives rise to the protein MKRFLSSVTDGSGFDIGLVLLPLAFLFVMSGLPLLYNVVMSLQEVDMFSLGSFWRPFVGLKNYVDLFSQPETRPILLNTALFVSASIAGQFVIGFGLALFFWMNFPGASWLRGLFLVSWVMPGLVVGAIWNWILSGDFGVLNFFLREVGATDGNIFWRSDPNYSLWAVIIANIWLGTSFNMILLSVGLSGIPKDLFEAAELDGANAFQRFWTITLPMMRSTIGAIVALGLIFTLQQFDLFAAITSGGPNNASNVTQYWAWDLSFRQYDFAKGATISVIMIVFVMLASVVYVRSTRHEVRG